Genomic DNA from Frondihabitans sp. PAMC 28766:
GCAGGAAGCCCTGCGACGGGATCCGGGCGACGTGCGCTCGAACGTCGCGCTCGGCATCCTGCTCTACGGTGAGGCACGCTACGAGAAGGCGATTGCGTTCTTCGAGACTGCGATCGAGCGCGAAACCGCCTGGGCTCCCAACCCCGAGTCGGGCCGAGCCCACTATCGCCTCGGCCTCGCACTCCGCCGGGTCGGCCGCGTTCGCGAGGCACGCCGCGCCTTCGAGAAGGCCACCTGGAACGCGGCGACCGCCGTGCCCGCGCACCTCGCTCTGGCCCGCGACCTCGCTGGGGCCGAGCCTCTCGTCGCCCTCGACCATGCTCGTCAGGCCCTCCGGCAGGATGTCGAGAACCTTCAGGTGCGCGACGTCCTGACCGTGCTCTTGCGTCGGCTCGAACGCGCGGACCAGGCGAGCGACGTGCTCGAGGAGACTCTCCGCATCGACCCTCTCGACCAGTGGGCCCGGCATCTCGCGGGTCTTGCGGTGACCGACGACGCGACGATCCTGATCGACGTCGCGCTCGAGTACGCCTCCGTCGGCGACGACACGACGGCCGACGAGCTCTTCGGTCTCGCGCAGGCGGCGGCGAGTCGACGCCCTCTCGGACAGGTCAATGTGGGCCCGCTCGCCGCCTTCCATCGGGCGGCGGCGGCGCTCGGCCGCGGAGACCTCGATGCCGCTGGGAAGGCCGTCGCCGAGGCGGCGTCCCTGGATACCGTGCACGCCCTGCCGAGTCGCCTCGACGACGTCGATGCGCTCGTCGCCGTCGCCGAATTCGACCCGACGATCGCCGTCGCGCACGCCATGCTCGGCAGCTGGTACTACGACCGGGGCCGGGTGGCGGCGGCGATCGACTCCTGGGCTCGTGGCCTTGCGACTGCACCGGTACCGGCCCTCCAGGCCCTCTTGCACCGCAACCTCGGCGTCGCCGCGTACAACGACACGCACGACTCCTCCGCGGCCCTCGAGCACTTCGCCGCGGCGCGATCCGCGCGGCCAGACGACGCCCGGCTGCTCTACGAGTCGGACCAGCTCGCGGCACGGACGGAAGAAAAGGCCGCGGATCGACTTGCGCGCCTCGAAGCCGACCCCGAGCTCGTGCGCGCCCGAGACGACCTCTCGGTCGAACGCGCGCGCCTCCTCACCGAGGTGGGCCGCCCGATCGAGGCTCGCGACGTGCTGCACGCTCGTCGGTTCCAGCCCTGGGAGGGCGGCGAGGGCATCGTGCTCGGCGCCTGGGACGCCGCGGCTCTCGGCATCGCCCGCGACGCACTGGCGGCCGGCGACTCGGCGACGGCCGTCGACGCGCTCGAACGCACGATGGTGCTGCCTGAGAGCCTGGGCGAGGCGCGCCACCCGCTGGCGACCACCGCCGACCTCCACGTTGCGCTGGGTGACGCCTACGCAGCCGCAGGACGCGACGGCGATGCCCGCCAGGCATGGGAGACTGCGGCCAGGGCCCGAGGAGACTTCACCGACATGGCCACCGCCGCGTTCACCGAGCGCAGCGCCTGGTCGATCGTGGCCCTGCAGAGGCTCGGGCGGGCGGGCGAAGCCGCGGCCGAGCTCGACGCGTTCGAGCGGTTCATCGACGAGGAGGCTGTCCGACCGGCCGAGATCGACTACTTCGCGACCTCGCTGCCGACCATGCTGCTCTTCCACGACGACCCGGAGGTCGAACGCAACGCCCGCGTGGCGCGCCTTCGAGGACTCCGCACGAGCCTGGCCGAGCACCTGACCTCGCGGCGGCCCGACGCCCTCGCCGACTGACAGACCCGATCGACAGACCCGATCGACGGACCCGATCGACGGACCCGATCGACGGACCCGATCGACGGACCCGATCGACAGACAAGAAAGAGACGTTATGACCACCATGCACGGAGTGTTCCTTCCCGGTGACGACACCGCAGTGATCAAGGAGTACCCGCTCCCCGAGCCGGGCCCGGGCCAGGTGCTCGTCCAGGTGGGCGCATCCGGCATCTGCGGAAGCGACCTCGGCCTGATCTACCACGGTTACAAGACCCACCGCGGCCTCAACGGCGCCCCCGCCTACAAGGGTGTCGTGGCCGGCCACGAGCCCAGCGGGCGAATCGTCAAGGCGGGCCCCGGGCTCGTCCGGTTCGGTGTCGGCGACGACGTGATCGTGTATCACATCCAGGGCTGCGGGCGCTGCCGCAACTGCCGGTCCGGCTACTTCATCAGCTGCACCGACCAGACCCACAAGGCCTCCTACGGCTGGCAGCGCGACGGCGGCCACGCCGAGTACGTGCTCGTCGACGAGTCGACCTGCATCCCCCTGCCGGGCGGCCTCAGCTTCGTCGACGGCGCGCTCATCGCGTGCGGCTTCGGCACGGCCTACGAGGGCCTCAAGCGCACCAACCTGCACGGCGGCGAAGACCTGCTGGTCGTCGGGCTCGGCCCGGTCGGGCTGGCCGCTGCGATGCTCGGCCGCCTCCTCGGCGCCCGCCGCGTCATCGGCGTCGAGCGCAGCCCCGAGCGCATCGAGTTCGTGAAGTCCACCGGCCTGGTCGACGACGTCGTGTTGGCGGACGATTCGGCGGTCGACAACATCCTGGCGCTGACCGACGGCGTCGGCTGCCAGGTGACGGTCGACTGCTCCGGGTCGACACCCGGCCGCTCGACCGCGGTCGACGCGGTCGCCGAGTGGGGCCGCGTCGGGTTCATCGGCGAGGGCGGCCAGCTCGAGACCGAGGTCTCCGACTCGCTGCTGCACAAGCAGGTCACGCTGACCGCGTCGTGGGTCACCTCGCTGCAGGGCATGGAGGACGTTTCGAAGCTGATCGCGGACGCCCACCTCAGCCCCGAGATCGTCGTGTCGCATCGCCTGTCGCTGCTCGACGCCGACGAGGCCTACAAGATCGCCGCTGCCGGGGCGACCGGCAAGGTCGTGCTGATCCCCGCCGGGGCCCCCGTGCGAGACGAGGAGTGACGGCTCCCGTCGTCGACACGCGCGGGGCGGACGAGCTGCCGCTGACGGTCGTCACGACCGATCGGCTGCGGCTCGTCTTCGCCCCGACGCGTGGCGCGCGCCTTCTCTCTTTGCAGGTCGACGGCCTCGAGCTCCTCTGGCAGAACCCCGCGCTCGTCACACCGTCGCTCGAGCCGGCGATCGCCGTCGACACCTGGCCCCGGGGCGACGGCGCCATGTCGACGTGGGCGAATGTCGGCGGCTCGAAGACGTGGCCCGCCCCGCAGGGCTGGGGCGGCGAGGGCGAGTGGGCCGGCCCGCCCGATCAGGTGCTCGACTCCGGCGCGTGGAGCCTTACGGCCTCGGCCGAGGGCGACTCGGCTGTCGTCACCATGACGAGCCCCGACGACCCGCGCAGCGGCCTGCGCATCTCGCGACGATTCACGATCCCGTCGGGCGGCCTGTCCTTCCGGCAGGAGACGGCGTTCACGAACGTCGTCGCCCGCCCGGTCCGCTGGTCGATCTGGGAGGTCTGCCAGGTCGACACGAGCGCAGGATCCGGTCGCCCCGTCACCGAAGCGGCCGTCGTCGTCCCCGTCGCAGGTGGTGGTCGCCTCCTGGACCTCGGCACCTGGTACGGCAGTGTCGACGCTACGACCGACAGTGCCGCCGACACCCGCGCCGACGGCGGCGCCGTGCGGCTGCCCGTCGGGACGGCCGTCGCCAAGCGCGGCTTCGCCGACGTCCCGGGCACCGTGTCGTACACGGGCCCGGACGGGGCGGGAATCTCGCTGCATCAGGCGCCGGTCGCCGGTGCGACCTACCCCGACGGCGGGGCTCAGGTCGAGGTGTGGCTGCAGACCCCGACGCCGGGGCCGATCGCCGAGCTGGGCGACCTGCATCCTGCCGCCGATCTCGTTGAGCTCGAACTGCTCGGGCCCCTCGTCACGCTCATGCCGGGGGAGTCGACAGCCGTCGCCATCGGCTGGACGGTCTCGGCCGCCTCGGCCTCTGAAGGCGACGCTCTCGACGAGCTCTGACGGTCAGCCCGCCATCGACAGGACGTCGCCGACGAGCTGGCGGGCGTACTCCGGGTCGAGCTCGAGCGCGAAGATCACGCGGTAGTAGAGCGGCGCGATGATGTGATCGAGTATCTGCTGCGCCGTCGGCGACTTCTCGCCGCGTTCGTCGGCGCGGCTCGCCATCAAAGAGGCTTGCTCTCGCCTGGTGTCCGTCACCGCGCAGCTCGTGACGATGTCGATGCGCGCCGCCACCATCGCCCGCAGAAACCGGGCTCGCTGCGGGCGAGCGATGTCGCGGGCGATGGCGATCGCCCAGTCGGTCAGGTCGCCCTCGAGCGACCCGGTGTCGGGCACCGCCTCGCTTTCGCGCGTGAGGGCGGCGACGGCGACCTCTTCGAGGAGGTCGGTGACGTCGCCCCAGCGTCGGTAGAGCGTCGTGGGGTTGACGCCGGCGCGCTCGGCGATGACGGGGAAGGTGATCTTGTCGGCCCCCTCGCCCACGAGCTCGCCGACCGACGTGTAGACGGCGGTGAGCACGCGACTGCTTCGCCCACCGGGGCGGCTGACGACGGGATGAAGGGACATGACCCCATTATCGCAAATTGATTTGCTTTATGCCGCGATCTCACTACTGTCATTAAAGCAAAATTAATTGCTTTATAACGGAGGTCCTCGTGTTGTCTCGCCCAGTCTCATTCGTCGTCGCCGGGGCCGCCGGCGCCGCGACGCTGACGGCCGCATCGGCGCCGTCGCCTCTCTACCCCGTCTATCAGCGCCTGTGGGGCTTCTCCGCCTTCACCCTGACGGTCGTCTTCGCCGTCTACGTGGCCGCGCTGCTCGTCGCCCTGCTGACCGCCGGCTCGCTCTCCGATCGCGTGGGCCGCCGCCCCGTCGCCTCCGGCGCCCTGATCCTCCTCGCCGTGGGAATGCTGCTCTTCGTGGTCGCCGACGGCGCCGGCGGCCTGATCGCGGCCCGCATCGTGCAGGGCTTCGCTGTCGGTGCCGCCACGGGCACGATCACCGCGATGATCCTCGAGGCGGGGCCGAGCCCGAGACTCGCGTCGATCGTCAGCAGCGCGGTGCCGTCGCTCGGCATCGCGGTCGGTGCGGTGCTCGCCGGAGCCCTCGTCGAGTACGCGCCGCTGCCCCGCCAGCTGGTCTTCTGGGTGCTGGGGGTCGTCTATCTGGTGATCGCCGGCCTCGTGTGGCTCGTTCCTGACAGCAGAGGCCCCGACGACAGAGACCCCGACGGCGCCTGCCCCGTCGCCCCGCGCCAGTCGATCGCGCGCTCGCTGCTGCCGAGCGCCGGGCTGCCCCCGGCGGTGCGCCCCGTCTTCTTCGCCCTCGTGCCCTCGATCGCCGCGACCTGGGCGCTCGCCGGGCTGTACCTGTCGCTCGGGTCATCGGTGGTCGGCAGCGTGCTCGGCGTGCACAGCCACTTCGTCGTGGGTCTCGTCCTCGGGGCGTTCTTCGCCGCGGGCACGGCCGGCACAGTCGTCTCGGCGGCCCTGCCCGAGCGGCTGCGCGAGTGGTTCGGGTACGTGACCCTCTTCGTGGGCGTCGTCGTCACCATCGCCGCGACGCTGACGAGCGCTCTGCCGATCTACGTGATCGGGTCGGCGATCGCGGGCCTGGGCTTCGGCGCCGCGTTCCGGTTCGCGGTGAACGCCCTGGGTGGGGCTGCGCCGACCGAGCAGCGCGGGCAGGTCTTCGCGACCATGTACATCGTCAGCTACGTCGCGTTCAGCGTGCCGGCTCTCGCAGCCGGTCTCGCCGTCGAGCGATTCGGGCTCGAGCCGACCGCCGTCGTCTACGGCGCCTTCGAAGTCGCCCTGGTGCTGGTCGCCACCGGGGCTCGCCTCGTCGAACTCAGGCCGTCCGCGCCTCGCCTGGCATGACGTCTTCGCGGTCGAAGGCGGACGCGAGCCAGCCGCCGAACTGCGCGGCGCTGATGCCCGCGGCGGCGAACAGCTCGTGGGTGAGGATGCCCTGGTCGTCGGCCGCGCCGCGGAGGCGGACGGTGGCGGTTGTCGTGGTGGTCATGAGCCTCTTCTTTCGAGATCAGTGACGGACGGGTAGCTGCAGGTACGAGGCGCGCGCCCCGCCGGTGTGGACGATGTGGCGGCCGGCGTTGGCGCCGGTGTACTCGCGGATGCCGGGCATCATCGTGCCGAGCAGGTTGCGCGACGAGACGACGAAGCGCAGCTGCTCGCCGGCGTGAAAACGCAGCCCGAGGGGCAGGAGGTCGATCTCGACCTCGGCGACCTGGCCGGGCACGAGCTTCTCCGAGCGGTCGAAGGTGTGGGCGGGGACGTCGTCGGTCGACAGGGTCTGGTCGAGATGCCTCAGGGAGACCCGGATCCTGCCGTCCGAGCCCTTGTACCGCAGAATCGAGGCGCCGTGGTCGGTGATGTCGTGGGCGACCGCGCTCTGGTTGGGGGTGGTGAACGCCTGCAGCGGGGTGCCGTGGGCGTCGAGCTTCTGCACCAGCACGAAGAGGTCGAGGTCGTCGGCGCCGTCGGCCTCGACGAACAGGTGCGCCTTCGGGTAGCCGACGAGCACGGTCTCGTCGTCGAAGCGGGCGAGGAACGAGACGGCATCGGGGTTGGCGTCGACGGTGTAACCGGCCGTGGCGTCGTCGGTCGGCGCGTCGAGGGCGAGGGTGCGCGTGCGGGCGTCGAGGTAGAACTTCGTCGACACGACGCCGGCGGGCGGGAACGCATCGGCGGGGATGCCCGTCTCGTCGCCGCCCTCGAGGTCGAGCAGCGAGTAGCGGACGCGCGGCGTCGTCTCCCAGCCGTTGTCGACACCGAGCAGAAAGCGGTCGAAGAAGCGGCGGAGATCGTCGCGGTTGGCCTCGTCGTAGTAGTCGGGCCACTCCTGGCTGTTGTGGACGCGTAGCCACTTGTCGGCCGAGGCGATGCGGCGCCAGCCGCGGAAGGTGCCTGCGGTGTGCAGCGTGTTCGAATAGCTGGCGACGACGTAGGCCGGCACGGTGATGTTCTCGAGCGCCGGGATCTTGTCGGCCCACAGCTCGTCGACGAGCGGGTGCACGTCGGCCTCGGCCAGGATGTCCTCTTTACGGTTCCTGCCGAAGAAGCTGTTGTCGCGCAACTGCCGGGCGAACCCGGTGTCGGGCATCCCGCCGCGCATCACGAGGTCGCGGTAGGTGTCGCTGATGCCCTCCCACGGGTTGATCGCAGCGAGGTGCGGCGGGCGCTCGGCCGCGGCGAACCACTGGGTCGCGGCGAGGTACGAGGTGCCGCTCATCGCGACCTTGCCCGTGCACCAGCTCTGCTCGGCGAGCCACTCGACGATGTCGTAGGCGTCGCGGCCGTCCTGGCGGTCCCAGAGCACGCTGTCGCCGTCGGAGTCGACGACGCCGCGGATGTCGGGGTTGCAGATCGCATAGCCGCGGGCGCACCAGTACGCGGGGTCGGGGCCCTCGAACTTCTCGAGGCCCGAGACCCGTGCGTTGTCGAGCCCCACCATCCCGAAGATGCCCATCACGCTCGCCGAGGTGCCCTGGCCCTTGCCGTACGGGCTGTAGGCCATGATCACGGGGACGGGCTCGGTGCCGACCGGGCGGAACACATCGACGTGCACTGTCACGCCGTCGCGCAGCTGCACGGCGACGTCTTTCTCGAAGACGATGTCGACGGGCAGGGAGGCGAACTGCGGGGCGATCCTGGAGCCCTTCTCGAGCGTGCGGGTGCCTGGCTCGAACGCGGTCAGCAGCCCTGTCCGGTCCGTCGGCAGCGGTGCGGACGGCATGTAGATCTTCTGGTCGTCACCCATGGTGATCCCCTTTCGGTTCGGTGGTTCTCGGGTCTCGTGAGCGGCCCGGGGGCGACACTACGTCCGATCCGCCAAGAACTCAACAGTCGTTGAGAAAATACTCTCGCAGGGGTATCCTCAAGACGTGGGTGACGACAAGACGGCAGGATCAGCACGGAGGCGCGGCCGCCGCCCCGGCAACGGCAGCACCCGCGACGTCGTGCTCTCGGCCGCCCGCGCGCGCTTCGCCGCAGACGGGTTCGCGGGCACGACCATCCGCGCGGTGGCCGCCGACGCCGGGGTCGACGGGTCGCAGGTCATCCAGTTCTTCGGGTCGAAAGAGCGGCTGTTCGCGGCGGTCATGGCCGTGCCGGCCTCCGCCCTCGAACGCTTCGATCGGGCCTTCGACGGCCCCGACGAGCAGATCGGCGAGCGCGTCGTCCGGGCCTTCCTCGATGCGTGGGAGGGCCTCCCCGACGAGTCCGAGCCGCTCATGGCGACCCTCCGCGGCGCGGTCGTCAACGAGCGTGCCAGCGAGGCGCTGAGCGAGTTCATCCAGTCGCGGCTGTTGGCCGAGTCGCGGGTGCAGGGCGACGAGAGCGCCGCCCTCCGAGCGGGACTTGCGAGCGCGATGCTCGTCGGCGTCATCACCAGCCGCAGGATCATCGGTGTCCCCGCCATCGTCCGGGCCGACCCCGATCAGCTCGTGGGGGTCTTGGCGCCCGCGATCCAGGCGGTTCTCGCCCCCGCCGGGCTCTAGCCGGACGGGTGCACTTCCCGTTCCGCCACGAGTGCACATCTTGTTCCGCAACTAGTGCACTTCCTGTTCCGCGGATCTAGACTGGGCGCGTGACGACGACCCAGCAGTACGCGACCGCGCACGGCATCTCCGCGCGCCGTGCGCGGGCACTCGCCGAGAGTGGCGCCGTCCCTGCGCATCGGTCCGGCAGAGTCTGGGTGATCGACTCGACCGACCGCCCCGCGCGCACCGCTGCGCCCCGGCCGATGGGAGCACCCATGCGGCGTCAGCTCATCGAGGCGTTGCGCAACCAGAGCCTCGTCGGCCTGACCGGGCCCGACCGCCTGCGCGTGGCGCGTCATCTCCGGCAGCTGAGAGACTCCGACAACCCGGCCGATCTTCTGCGCGCCTGGTTCCGCGGCGAGGTGCCCAGTGGCTGGTCACCGGGCGAGCTCATCGTGCGGCAGGCGCAGGAAGGTCTCGACGACCGGGTCTCGGCGCTCGTCAACAAGAGTCGACGCAAGTTCACGTCGAGCTCCGGGCGGCTCGCTCGTGTGGTGTCGGACGAGCGTGCGATCCAGGGGCTGAGTGTCGCCGAGCTCGCCCGTCGCGCCGAGGTGAGCGTCGACGTCATCTCGGCGCTCGAGCGCGCCCGGCCCGGGGTTCGCGTCGGCGAGACGCGGCGTATCCTTCGCGCTCTCGACGTGACGCCCCTCGCGTTGCCGCCGGTCACGGTGGGCCACGGCTCATGACGACTCTGTCGGCCTGGCTCGAAGGTGCCTACGTGGGGGAGTTCGTCGACGATCCCGCGAGTCGAGTCGTCTCGTTCGAGTACGACTCGGCCGCCCCGCCGACGCCCATCTCGCTGTCGCTGCCCCGTGTCGGCGGGGCTGCCACAAGCGCGGCCGGTCGCTTCCTCGGCAATCTTCTGCCCGACCGTGAGGCTGCGCGCGAGTGGATGCGAAGCGTGACCGACGCTCGATCCACCGACACGTTCGACCTCCTCGCCGCGGTCGGTGGCGATGTCGCCGGAGGGTTGGTGCTGCTGCCTTCGGGTCAGTCGGCCAGCGATGTCGAGGGCCGCCTCGACCCCGCCGACGACGATGCGATCGCGTTCCGCATCCGTTCGCTGCATCGCGATCCCGACCACTGGTACGAGAGATCGGAGCCAGCACGCTTCTCGCTGGCCGGGTCGCAACCGAAATTCGCCCTGGCCGGCGTCGCTGGCGACTGGTATTGGTCCAATGCGGCCGTGCCGTCGACGCACATCGTCAAACCGGCGGCCCCGGTCAACCGTGGGGCCGAGGTCGCCGAAGTCGCAGCCATGCGGCTGGCCGCTGCCATCGGAATCGCCGCGCCCCGGGCCGACGTCCTCGATGTCCTGGGTCAACAGGCGTACATCGTCGAGCGGTTCGACCGAGTCGTCGAGGCGGACGCGATTGCTCGTCGAATCCATGTCGAGGATCTTGCGCAGGCGCTCGGCCGCGACAGCGACACCAAGTACGGCGTCACGGCCAAGCAGGTCATCGAGCTGCTGCTTCGACACGACGCCGGTCTGGCCTCCGGATACGAGTCCGTGCGACAGCTGGCCTTCAACACCGCTATCGGCAACTCTGACGCGCACGCCAAGAACTACTCCGTTCTTCTGCGCCCCGACGGGCTCACTCTCGCACCTCTCTACGACTCCCTGCCGACGCGCCTGTGGCCCGGCTACGACGAGAAGCTGGCCATGCGCGTCAGCGGAGCGGCCTATCCGCAGGCGGTGACGCTCGATCACTGGGTGAAACTCGCCAAGAAGTCCGGTCTGGACCGCGACCGGGTCGCTGACGACGTGAAAAAGATCTACTCCGGCGTGGCCGAGCGGGCCGACTCCGCGTGGGAGGGGCTTGCCGCTGATCAGGCCGAGCTCATGCGTCGGCTCATCCGGCAGCAGACCGAGAAGGTCGTCGGTAGCTGAGGCCGGTGCCGCCCGCTGCCCCGCTGCCGCCCGGGTCAGGGCACGCGGACGAAGCGGGTGGCGGGGCGCGCCCGGTGCGTGAAGCCGAGGTGCTCGTAGAGCCGGATCGCCGGGGTGTTACCTCCGGCGGCGTGGAGCATCGGCAGGTCGCCCCGCTGGCGGATGCCGTGGACGACGTCGAGGACGAGGCGTGTGGCGAGCCCTCGACCGCGGTGCTCGTCATCGGTGCAGACGGCGCTGATCTCGGTCCAGCCCGGCGGATGCAGGCGCTCGCCGGCGAGAGCGATCAGCCGGCCGCCGTCGCGGAAGCCGACGTACCGCCCGAGTTCGATCGTGCGGGCGAGGTAGGGACCCGGCTTCGCGCGCTCGACCAGGTCGAGGATCTCGGGGACGTCGTCGGGCGTGAGCGCGACGGCCTCCGGATCCTGCCGCCCTTCGACCGCCTCGCCCGTGAGCTGCACGCCCGAGAACCCCTCCAGCTCCACCCAGCCCTCGGGAAGCTCTGCCGCCGCGCTCACCCCGAGGTGAGCACCCGAGCCCAGCAGCGCTGCCGCGTCGTGCCAGTCGGCGGCGGTCGGCTCGTCGGGGAAGCCCGCCCAGGGCGAGACGTCGGCCTGGTACCGCACGACCTCGCCGCGCCGTTCGGCGAAGCGGGCGTGGTGGCCGCCCAGCGACGCCAGCGCCGGGTTGTCGAGCACGCGAGTCGACGTGCCGTCGGCCGCGAGGGTGAGATCGCGGAGGTAGACGGCGTCGCCCCGGGATGCGTCTCGCCGGAAGCCGAGCTCGGTGAGCAGACGGCGCAGGCCGTCCGGTGATCCTGCCGTCTCGACGACGACACCCGCGGCATAGCGGGCACGCGCCCGGTCGACAGTGGTCTCGATCAGAGCGCGGGTGGCGTCCGGCCCGAGAGCGGTGATGTCGGGAGCCGTGATTTCGACGTCGCCGGGTGTCGTCAGAGTTGCGGTGCTCATGACCTCAGTGTCGGCGATCCGTCGGCGCCGCTGGTGAATGTTGCCTTCGAAGACGCGTGCCCGGCCTCGTGACCTCGCGTGACCGCCGGCGACGCCGTGTTGCTGCGACTGCGCCGAGCCGAGGCCGCCGGTGCCTAGGCTCGTGAGGGTCGACCGGGGCACCCCGGGCGCAGGTGAGGAGACGGCATGACCGCGAGCGGACCAGGCACATCCACCCTCGAGGACGAGACGCTGCGGTTCTCGCAAGAGCTCATCCGCATCCCGACCGAGAACACCGGCGACCGGGCGACGATCGGCGACGGAGAGGCCCGGGCGGCCCGACTCGTGCAGCAGTATCTCGACGAGGTCGGCCTCGAGACGCACTACGTCGAGCCTGTGCCCGGCCGCGGCAGCGTCGTCGCGCGGCTGGCGGGCGCCGACCCGACGCGCGGGGCCCTCGTGCTGCACGCGCACCTCGACGTCGTCCCGGCCGAGGCTGTCGACTGGAGCCACCCGCCGTTCGCCGCCGAGATCCACGACGGCCTGCTCTACGGGCGCGGCGCTCTCGACCTCAAGACCTATGCGGCGGTGCTGCTCGCGACCGCGCGCCACCTGGTGCGCGAAGCGATCGTGCCCGCACGCGACCTCGTCTTCGCCTTCTTCGCCGACGAGGAGGCCGGCGGTGTCGACGGGGCCCAGTGGCTCGTCGCCCGGCGCCCCGAGCTCTTCGCCGGCGCGACCGAGGCGCTGGGCGAGGTGGGAGGCTTCTCGTTCCGTATCGGCGGTGCGAACGCGTACCTCGTCGCGACCGCCGAGAAGGGCAGCAACGGCGCCTGGATCACGGCGCGCGGTGAGGCGAGCCACGCGTCCCGCCCGACGCCGGGCAACACGGTCGCGCGGGTCGCCTCCGCCGTCCACCGGATCGCGAGCCACGAGTTCGCGGTCACTCCGACGTCGGCCACCGAGAGCTTCGCCGCCTCGGTGTCGCTCCTCCTCGAGACCGCTGTCACGGCGTCGTCGCTGCCGGAGGTGCTCGACCGCCTCGGTGGCGCGCGACCCCTCATCGAGCCGTCGCTGCGCACCACGGCCTCGCCGACCCGGCTCGAGGCCGGCTACAAGTCGAACGTGATCCCGGCCCGGGCGCGGGCCTACATCGACGTTCGCACGCTGCCCGGGTACGACGAGTCGGCTCGCGCCGAGATCGCGGCGCTCGGTGGCGCGGACGTCGACGTCGAGTGGCTCCCGTCGCCCGGGCCGGTCGAAGCGCGACCCGACTCGCCCCTGCTCGACGTGCTCGCCGAGGCGACGCGATCCGAGGATCCGGACGCAGTCGTCATCCCGTACCTTCTGCCGGCAAGCACCGACCACAAGAACCTCGCCCGCCTCGGCATCCACGGCTACGGGTTCGTGCCCTTCCGCACCGCGACACCCGACTTCGACGCGTTCGGCCTCTTCCACGCCGTCGACGAGCGCATCCCGCTCGACGCGCTGTTCTTCGCGGCGCGGGTCACCGCCCGGATCGCGGAGCGTGCCTGACTCTGCGACTGCTGGTCAGCGCGAGGCGCGGGCGACGAGCGCGAGCGTGGCAGGGGCGTCGTGGCCGGCCCAGGTTCCGGTGAGCACCTCGCGCTCCGCCGCGGCGGCGTCGACGGCCTGCGCGAGTGCCGACGCGGCGGCGCCGGGCACCCGGGCGAGAGCGACTGTCAATGGACCGGCACTCGTGACGCTGACGTCGCCGTCGTCACGCGTCTTCATCGACGA
This window encodes:
- a CDS encoding DUF5107 domain-containing protein, which codes for MLTEESKIDLPPVPADQAELPVACWSEPLVIDTYEPGAPDEYPQFLDTRVYQGSSGKVFPLPFHERIEPEKAPHAWEAVHLENRWMRVVILPELGGRIHVAYDKTVGYDIFYRNNVIKPALVGLTGPWIAGGVEFNWPQHHRPATYLPTDVTIEREADGSVTVWCSDHDPFARMKGMHGIRLRPGSSAIEARVRLFNRSEERQTFLWWANVAAAVGDHYQSFFPTDVHHVADHAKRAVVTFPAVSGDYYGVDYPARVDEQHPDADRIDWYGNIPVPTSYMVTDTDDAFFGGYDHSRRAGFVHWADRGIAPGKKQWTWGNAPFGHAWDANLTDTDGPYVELMAGVFTDNQPDFSFLEPGETKTFSQFWYPISEIGPALQATREAAVRIEAIDINTVRIGVSTSIVADGARVVLTEGGGRILHSSAHDIAPGSPAIVDVVVPEGVSARDLVVRVEHGPSVLVEHAWHERGDDAAPASAVAPPSPAAVATVEELHFVATYLQQYRHATRSPRPYWQEALRRDPGDVRSNVALGILLYGEARYEKAIAFFETAIERETAWAPNPESGRAHYRLGLALRRVGRVREARRAFEKATWNAATAVPAHLALARDLAGAEPLVALDHARQALRQDVENLQVRDVLTVLLRRLERADQASDVLEETLRIDPLDQWARHLAGLAVTDDATILIDVALEYASVGDDTTADELFGLAQAAASRRPLGQVNVGPLAAFHRAAAALGRGDLDAAGKAVAEAASLDTVHALPSRLDDVDALVAVAEFDPTIAVAHAMLGSWYYDRGRVAAAIDSWARGLATAPVPALQALLHRNLGVAAYNDTHDSSAALEHFAAARSARPDDARLLYESDQLAARTEEKAADRLARLEADPELVRARDDLSVERARLLTEVGRPIEARDVLHARRFQPWEGGEGIVLGAWDAAALGIARDALAAGDSATAVDALERTMVLPESLGEARHPLATTADLHVALGDAYAAAGRDGDARQAWETAARARGDFTDMATAAFTERSAWSIVALQRLGRAGEAAAELDAFERFIDEEAVRPAEIDYFATSLPTMLLFHDDPEVERNARVARLRGLRTSLAEHLTSRRPDALAD
- a CDS encoding zinc-binding dehydrogenase produces the protein MTTMHGVFLPGDDTAVIKEYPLPEPGPGQVLVQVGASGICGSDLGLIYHGYKTHRGLNGAPAYKGVVAGHEPSGRIVKAGPGLVRFGVGDDVIVYHIQGCGRCRNCRSGYFISCTDQTHKASYGWQRDGGHAEYVLVDESTCIPLPGGLSFVDGALIACGFGTAYEGLKRTNLHGGEDLLVVGLGPVGLAAAMLGRLLGARRVIGVERSPERIEFVKSTGLVDDVVLADDSAVDNILALTDGVGCQVTVDCSGSTPGRSTAVDAVAEWGRVGFIGEGGQLETEVSDSLLHKQVTLTASWVTSLQGMEDVSKLIADAHLSPEIVVSHRLSLLDADEAYKIAAAGATGKVVLIPAGAPVRDEE
- a CDS encoding TetR/AcrR family transcriptional regulator — encoded protein: MSLHPVVSRPGGRSSRVLTAVYTSVGELVGEGADKITFPVIAERAGVNPTTLYRRWGDVTDLLEEVAVAALTRESEAVPDTGSLEGDLTDWAIAIARDIARPQRARFLRAMVAARIDIVTSCAVTDTRREQASLMASRADERGEKSPTAQQILDHIIAPLYYRVIFALELDPEYARQLVGDVLSMAG
- a CDS encoding MFS transporter, coding for MLSRPVSFVVAGAAGAATLTAASAPSPLYPVYQRLWGFSAFTLTVVFAVYVAALLVALLTAGSLSDRVGRRPVASGALILLAVGMLLFVVADGAGGLIAARIVQGFAVGAATGTITAMILEAGPSPRLASIVSSAVPSLGIAVGAVLAGALVEYAPLPRQLVFWVLGVVYLVIAGLVWLVPDSRGPDDRDPDGACPVAPRQSIARSLLPSAGLPPAVRPVFFALVPSIAATWALAGLYLSLGSSVVGSVLGVHSHFVVGLVLGAFFAAGTAGTVVSAALPERLREWFGYVTLFVGVVVTIAATLTSALPIYVIGSAIAGLGFGAAFRFAVNALGGAAPTEQRGQVFATMYIVSYVAFSVPALAAGLAVERFGLEPTAVVYGAFEVALVLVATGARLVELRPSAPRLA
- a CDS encoding CocE/NonD family hydrolase; amino-acid sequence: MGDDQKIYMPSAPLPTDRTGLLTAFEPGTRTLEKGSRIAPQFASLPVDIVFEKDVAVQLRDGVTVHVDVFRPVGTEPVPVIMAYSPYGKGQGTSASVMGIFGMVGLDNARVSGLEKFEGPDPAYWCARGYAICNPDIRGVVDSDGDSVLWDRQDGRDAYDIVEWLAEQSWCTGKVAMSGTSYLAATQWFAAAERPPHLAAINPWEGISDTYRDLVMRGGMPDTGFARQLRDNSFFGRNRKEDILAEADVHPLVDELWADKIPALENITVPAYVVASYSNTLHTAGTFRGWRRIASADKWLRVHNSQEWPDYYDEANRDDLRRFFDRFLLGVDNGWETTPRVRYSLLDLEGGDETGIPADAFPPAGVVSTKFYLDARTRTLALDAPTDDATAGYTVDANPDAVSFLARFDDETVLVGYPKAHLFVEADGADDLDLFVLVQKLDAHGTPLQAFTTPNQSAVAHDITDHGASILRYKGSDGRIRVSLRHLDQTLSTDDVPAHTFDRSEKLVPGQVAEVEIDLLPLGLRFHAGEQLRFVVSSRNLLGTMMPGIREYTGANAGRHIVHTGGARASYLQLPVRH